A region from the Prionailurus viverrinus isolate Anna chromosome E2, UM_Priviv_1.0, whole genome shotgun sequence genome encodes:
- the ARHGAP33 gene encoding rho GTPase-activating protein 33 isoform X3 produces MAQVPTNQNGEAQNKTAARFWRLLSALGSWEFQGIWWESRHGQTNGGTQELGIAYLLTDMKIFQCLPVEQHPCIQAEFQPCLEMLVPLLLQYLETLSGLVDSNLNCGPVLTWMELDNHGRRLLLSEEASLNIPAVAAAHVIKRYTAQAPDELSFEVGDIVSVIDMPPTEDRSWWRGKRGFQVGFFPSECVELFTERPGPGLKGDADGPPCGVPTPQGVSSLTSAVPRPRGKLAGLLRTFMRSRPSRQRLRQRGILRQRVFGCDLGEHLSNSGQDVPQVLRCCSEFIEAHGVVDGIYRLSGVSSNIQRLRHEFDSERIPELSGPAFLQDIHSVSSLCKLYFRELPNPLLTYQLYGKFSEAMSVPGEEERLVRVHDVIQQLPPPHYRTLEYLLRHLARMARHSANTSMHARNLAIVWAPNLLRSMELESVGLGGAAAFREVRVQSVVVEFLLTHVDVLFSDTFSSAGLDPAGRCLLPRPKSLAGSGPSTRLLTLEEAQARTQGRLGTPTEPITPKAPASPVERRKRERGEKQRKPGGSSWKTFFALGRGPSIPRKKPLPWLGGTRAPPQPSGGRPDTVTLRSAKSEESLSSQASGAGLQRLHRLRRPHSSSDAFPVGPAPAGSCESLSSSSSSSESSSSSESSSSGSSAAGLGALSGSPSHRTSAWLDDGDELDFSPPRCLEGLRGLDFDPLTFRCSSPTPGDPAPPASPAPPAPASAFPPRVTPQALSPRGTTNPASPTALDISEPLAVSVPPAVLELLGAGGTPASVTPTPALSPNPGLRPHLIPLLLRGAEAQLSDTCQQEICSKLSLPGPRGPQGQHGPGTDSPLLPPPLSLLRPGGAPPPPPKNPARLMALALAERAQQVAQRQSQQEHGSTPSAPHSPFHRSLSLEVGGEPPGTSGVGPAPNSLAHPGAWVPGPPPSLPRQQSDGSLVRSQRPPGTSRRGLRGPSQVSAQLRTSGGCRGRGDEPETAAQFLYSVPTQVPTPGFFSSAPRECLPPFLGVPKPGLYSLGSPSYQPSSPAPVWRSPLGPPAPLDRGENLYYEIETGEGSPYSGPTRSWSPFRSMPPDRLNASYGLLGQSPPLHRSPDFLLSYPPPPSCFPHDHLGYSASQHPARRPTRPEPLYVNLALGPRGPSPASSSSSSPPAHPRSRSDPGPPAPRLPQKQRAPWGPHTPHRVPGPWGPPEPLLLYRAAPPAYGRGGEHHRGSLYRNGGQGREGAGPPPPYPTPSWSLHSEGQTRSYC; encoded by the exons ATGGCCCAAGTTCCAACCAATCAGAATGGAGAGGCCCAGAATAAAACTGCAGCAAGGTTCTGGAGGCTCCTTTCAGCTTTAGGATCATGGGAGTTCCAGGGGATTTGGTGGGAGAGTCGGCATGGCCAGACCAATGGGGGCACACAGGAGCTTGGCATAGCCTATTTACTAActgatatgaaaatatttcagtgctTACCAGTGGAGCAGCACCCATGCATTCAGGCTGAGTTTCAGCCCTGCCTAGAG ATGCTGGTACCACTGCTGCTACAATACCTGGAGACCCTGTCAGGACTGGTGGACAGTAACCTCAACTGTGGGCCTGTGCTCACCTGGATGGAG CTGGACAACCATGGCCGGCGACTGCTCCTCAGTGAGGAAGCCTCCCTTAACATCCCTGCGGTGGCCGCTGCCCATGTAATAAAACGGTACACAGCCCAGGCACCAGACGAGCTGTCGTTCGAG GTGGGAGACATTGTCTCAGTGATCGACATGCCACCCACTGAGGATCGGAGCTGGTGGAGGGGCAAGCGAGGCTTCCAG GTCGGTTTCTTCCCCAGTGAGTGTGTGGAGTTGTTCACAGAGCGGCCTGGCCCAGGACTAAAGGGGG ATGCCGATGGTCCCCCGTGTGGTGTCCCAACTCCCCAGGGtgtctcctctctgacctcag CTGTGCCCCGGCCACGTGGGAAGCTGGCTGGCCTCCTCCGAACATTCATGCGCTCCCGCCCTTCTCGGCAGCGGCTACGGCAGCGGGGCATCCTGAGGCAGAGGGTGTTTGGCTGTGACCTTGGAGAGCATCTCAGCAATTCAGGCCAGGATG TGCCCCAGGTGCTTCGCTGCTGCTCTGAGTTTATTGAGGCCCATGGGGTGGTGGATGGAATCTACCGGCTCTCAGGAGTGTCATCCAACATCCAGAGGCTACG GCATGAGTTTGACAGTGAGAGGATCCCTGAACTGTCTGGCCCCGCCTTTCTGCAGGACATCCACAGTGTGTCCTCCCTTTGCAAGCTGTACTTCCGGGAGCTGCCGAACCCCTTGCTCACATACCAGCTCTATGGGAAGTTCAGT GAAGCCATGTCAGTGCCTGGGGAGGAGGAACGCCTGGTGCGTGTCCATGACGTCATCCAACAGCTGCCCCCACCACACTACAG GACCCTGGAGTACCTGCTGAGGCACTTGGCCCGCATGGCAAGACACAGCGCCAACACCAGCATGCATGCCCGCAACCTGGCCATTGTCTGGGCACCCAATCTGCTACG gTCCATGGAACTGGAGTcagtggggctgggtggggccgCAGCCTTCAGGGAGGTTCGGGTGCAGTCTGTGGTGGTGGAATTCCTGCTCACCCACGTGGATGTCCTGTTTAGCGACACCTTCTCCTCTGCTGGCCTCGACCCTGCAG GCCgctgcctcctccccaggcccAAGTCACTTGCGGGCAGCGGCCCCTCCACTCGCCTGCTGACGCTGGAGGAAGCCCAGGCTCGCACCCAGGGCCGTCTGGGGACACCCACGGAGCCCATAACTCCCAAGGCCCCAGCTTCACCTGTGGAGAG gaggaaaagggagagaggcgAGAAACAGCGAAAGCCAGGGGGGAGCAGCTGGAAGACCTTCTTTGCCCTGGGCCGGGGCCCCAGCATCCCCCGAAAGAAACCTCTACCCTGGCTGGGGGGCACCCGTGCCCCACCGCAGCCTTCAG GTGGCCGACCTGACACCGTCACGCTGAGATCTGCCAAAAGCGAGGAGTCTCTGTCATCACAGGCCAGCGGAGCTG GCCTCCAGAGGCTGCACAGGCTACGGCGACCCCACTCCAGCAGCGATGCTTTCCCTGTGGGCCCAGCACCTGCTGGCTCCTGCGAGagcctgtcctcctcctcctcctcctctgaatcctcctcctcttctgagtCCTCGTCATCTGGATCCTCAGCAGCTGGGCTGGGGGCACTCTCTGGCTCCCCTTCACACCGAACCTCAGCCTGGCTAGATGATGGTGACGAGCTGGACTTCAGCCCACCCCGCTGCCTGGAGGGGCTCCGGGGGCTCGACTTTGATCCCCTGACCTTTCGCTGCAGCAGCCCCACACCAGGGGACCCTGCACCTCCTGCCAgcccagcacccccagcccctgcctctgccttcccACCGAGGGTGACCCCCCAGGCCCTCTCACCCCGTGGGACCACCAACCCTGCCTCGCCCACCGCCCTGGACATCTCAGAGCCCCTAGCTGTGTCAGTGCCACCTGCTGTCCTGgagctgctgggggctgggggaacaCCTGCCTCAGTCACCCCAACGCCAGCCCTCAGCCCCAACCCAGGCCTGCGGCCCCATCTCATCCCCTTGCTGCTGCGTGGAGCCGAGGCCCAGCTGAGTGACACCTGCCAACAGGAGATCTGCAGCAAGCTGTCACTGCCTGGTCCCCGGGGGCCCCAAGGCCAGCACG GTCCTGGTACGGATTCTCcgctgctgcccccacccctgtccctccTGCGCCCTGGgggagccccgcccccaccccccaagaacCCAGCACGCCTCatggccctggccctggctgaGCGGGCTCAGCAGGTGGCCCAGAGACAGAGCCAACAGGAGCATGGGAGCACCCCTtctgctccccactccccttTCCACCGCTCACTGTCACTGGAGGTGGGCGGTGAGCCCCCAGGGACCTCAGGGGTTGGGCCAGCCCCCAACTCCCTAGCCCACCCGGGTGCCTGGGTTCCTGGACCCCCACCTTCCCTACCGAGGCAACAAAGTGACGGGAGCCTGGTGAGGAGCCAGCGTCCCCCAGGGACCTCAAGGAGGGGACTCCGAGGCCCTTCCCAGGTCAGTGCCCAGCTCAGGACAAGTGGGGGATGCAGGGGGCGTGGAGATGAGCCAGAGACAGCAGCTCAGTTCCTGTATTCTGTCCCCACACAGGTTCCTACTCCTGGCTTCTTCTCTTCGGCCCCCCGGGAGTGCCTGCCACCCTTCCTTGGGGTCCCTAAACCAGGCTTGTACTCCCTGGGTTCCCCATCCTACCAGCCCAGCTCCCCAGCCCCGGTCTGGAGGAGCCCCCTAGGTCCCCCTGCACCACTTGATAGGGGAGAGAACCTGTACTATGAAATCGAGACAGGTGAGGGATCCCCCTACTCTGGCCCCACTCGGTCCTGGAGTCCCTTTCGTTCTATGCCCCCAGATAGGCTCAATGCCTCATACGGCCTACTTGGCCAGTCACCACCACTCCACAGGTCCCCCGACTTCCTGCTCAGctacccaccacccccctcctgcTTTCCCCATGACCACCTTGGCTACTCAGCCTCCCAGCATCCTGCCCGGCGCCCTACCCGGCCTGAGCCCCTCTATGTCAACCTAGCTCTGGGGCCCAGGGGTCCCTCACCCgcctcttccagctcctcctcccctcctgcccacccccgtAGCCGTTCAGATcctggccccccagccccccgcctcccccagaaACAGCGGGCTCCCTGGGGCCCCCACACCCCTCACAGGGTGCCTGGGCCCTGGGGCCCTCCAGAGCCTCTTCTGCTGTATAGGGCAGCCCCACCAGCCTACGGGAGGGGGGGTGAACACCACCGAGGATCCTTGTACAGGAATGGGgggcaaggaagggagggggctggtcccccacccccctaccccacTCCCAGCTGGTCCCTCCATTCTGAGGGTCAGACCCGAAGCTACTGCTGA